The stretch of DNA GGAGTAACTATGGTCCATCCTGCCTTCTTGAAAAGATCAATCTGCAAGACCAAAAAACCCCAAGAGGCTTAAATCTATATATACTATTCTTATCATTCTTGGTCTCTAGTAGCACTTATGATTAATCATTATTTCTTAGAAGCTGTCTTCTCAATTGTCagtataaagaaattaaaattttaagacataTGGATGATTTTGTTTGAATCCCAatctaaaatgtacataaaattccCAGATTACCAGATTAAAGTTAAATAGTAGCAGAAAtgttaaagctttaaaaaaatactcttgtGCTTTTCTTAGGtttcagagattttaaaatagcaaagatAATTTCCTTGAGACATTCtctttaaggaaaatgaaaatatttcctaaCTATTTagttacaagaaaacaaaaatgtgactGTGTCAAACCCAGAGTTCATCCACTTCATTGCCCATTACTTTGTATCTGTGACTGTGGTATAATGACAAATGTTAAGGTTGTACTCCCAAAGAACCCTAATTGTCCTTAGTGACCTATTTATTATAACTCAGCCATCCCTATATTCACTGACCCTCTTAGTATAGCAAtgaattacattaaaatgaataataatctTGGTCATTGGGTCTTAATTTATGGGATAAAAATGAAGAGTGATGTGGTAaaatagtgattttaaaaatatgtactgcAGCTCAGCAAAGAACAGAATCACTCACCAACCAAGTGGAAGTAGGGGGCAGCAGACGGAAGTAGGAGGTGCAGGTGATAGGGACACCAGCTGCTGTGCAGCggctctgctcctccctccagggtggggctggcCGAAGGAGGCCTGACCCActagagagggaagaagacacCCACTGCCTGTGGGCAGTGGCACTGCCCCAGATACGCAGGGATCATCTTGTTTGCAATGCAGCTGCAATTGGAACCTGGGCTGCAAGTTATGATACATAGTagcccccacccctgaccccggCTCTTATCCGTGGTTTTGCTTtccgtggtttcagttacctgcagtcaaccatggtctgaaaatattaaatggaaaattctaggtattttgagaaagagagagagagagagagagaccacatattcacataacttttattacagtatattgttataattgttctattttattattagttattatggTTAATCTCTTAACTGTGcctaattaataaattaaactctcacacatatgtgtacataagAAAAAAGAGcatatatagggttcagtactaccCATGGTATCGGGCATCCACAAGGGGTCTTGGAACGTATCCCCCGAGGATAAAGGGGAACTACTGTGATGTCACTCTGTTCAGTAAAAACATACAACCTCCAGGCTCTCGCAGCAGCGCAGCCAAAGTCTGATGACACTACACGGTATAGGTCTGAGTGTTGGACATCTTGTAGTAAATGTAACATAAGTAATCCAATTATTGATAATAATTATGTTGAACGTTGTTGAATTTGTCATTTAGACCCATTAGGAATCATAGAAGTGCTTAAAATATAAGTGGCAATTCCTTTAATTGCCAGACTCTATTACTTTTCCAGAGCCCTAAAAACTTCCTTACCTGGTGACACGGTCGGTCTGGGTTGGAAAGCACAAGACCAGGTCCAATGATATTGAAGGTGGCATCAATATGCATTGGATTGGGATCTTTAAAGGAGATGATATGCACTCTGTAATCTGGAGCAAGATGCCTACGCATCCATTCAATGCCCAGGTAGTTTGTaacctgaaaacaaaaggaagacaaaacCTATAAAGATTTGGTTCTGTgaatagaaaactgaaaataggatgaaaatatttgaatttggaaattaaaaatgcaataataatgTGTGAAATTGCATAGGCAGTCTTTATCCACCTGGCTTCTCTGTGCAAAAATATCTCTTCCAGCTCTAATGAAGTCAGCAGCATCAAAGCATGGCTCAAATTCAGTTGTCACAAATCTTCCCTGAGCAGCCAATTGGTGTCTGTCTTCTACAGAATGAATGGGGTAATCCTATTGGAACAAGAATGAACACAGTGCATTGGTTCATGAGGAAATTATTTTAGGATATTGATCGCTAAGAAAATTAGTTTATCATCATCATTTACCCAGTCTATTACTACTACTACCCAGTATTAGACTAAAATATGCAAGATGTAGGCCCAtgcaaataaaacaacaacaaacaaaaacaattaacaacaaaaaatggcatgacaGCAATTTCCTGATACTTAGAAGCAAATGGTACAGAGGCAGGAACGATTTCAAAAATATTCCATGACATTGATTTATGTAGTGTAGCTACCTACAATATTGAAAGTCAACAGGATGAAGTCATTCTGTTCTTTTAGAAAAGGAATTTGGTCCTGAGCCTAACTGTTACCGTAAAATGAGATGCTATGTTTCCCCTGCCAAATTTGATTGGGTGTGGTggaatgaatttattatttatttctatttaaacccctggaagaaaattttgatttttaaattattcctatAAATTATCAAATACAAAGTGATGTAATAAGGGACATATACTTCCTTTTACTGTGAATTTGGCTTGTAGACCAAATTCTTTGACTACATTCTTTTTCTAGAAGAGAATGGAGTCTAGTGACTTTTCTCTGTCCACCAATGAACACCTGTGTGCCTTCAGACAAATGCCTGTCATAGAATGATACTGTTTCCTCATGGGCTTGTGAAGTGGAAGCAGGACTGAGGTTGTAAATAAAGTGCTTAGCCCAAGACGTGGCACAGGTAAGCACCAAAATAAGTATTGGTATTAGCCATTATTACTAGTATTACCACAATGTCATTTACTCTTGTTTTCATCATAAAACGTGTAACAAATACATGGTATTAGAGAATTTCCATCTCACTCTCTGGGATCATGTAGAAAAGTTACTAGTAGCACACCTATAATTAGGGACTTACCTGGTCATAAAGCTCATTAGCCATTGTGGGCTTTGGAGCGGTTGTCCACTTGGCGCCACGGCGGAAGTAGTCTTTGATAATTGATCTGTATGCACGGTACTCAAAGAAGCGAGCGCGCCAGGCCATGGGAGCCTCGATAATCTCATTTCCCACAACTATCAGAATGTCTCGAGGCATCGCACCATACAAACCTGTTGGACCACAGAGTTGCACAATGACCTCAGTAGTGCTCATTTGCAAGATAGAAAAGTCAATAGCATCccatttttttgtaaaataaaagtcacagaaaATCAGTAGTGTGAATGTACATAATTATAtgcaaatgggaaaaatatggAATGATATATACTGGATTATTAACATGAATTCTGTGTGAGAATGgtgaaaccaaacaaaaaatagagagaaaagaaaaaaaattgaataaggTCCTCGTGCAAAGAGGTCTGGAACCACCAAGTTTTTGCCTTTTGTAAGCTCCTTCCTTGCTACACAGAAACAGAGTTCTCCAGGGAATATCTGTACCACAAGATAAAAATTGGGCCATGGATTGCATCTAGAGCTATAAATTAGATAGAACAATGAACTCCGGCCCACAAACAGTCTTGTGGCAGGGTCAGTGAAAAATGgaatgtttctgttcctctctttacTTCTGTTCTTgaggaaaattaaacagaatcCACTGTTCTTATGTAAGAAAATTACCATAAAGTTTAGAAAAACTGATTCTTTCAAGGAGATTTCAGATTGACAATGAAATTTTGAATGTGTACATCTTAATCATATCAAAAAGAACCAAACTGTTCCTAAATAATCTTTAAAGTTTTgaagaattattaaaacaaagaaatatctgAGAAATTATCAGTTTTCTCCTTACACattaagaaataaagtaaaaattaagacACTAGCAATTTAGGGATCTGACATCACTTACCCGTAGACTCAAAATCAGGAGTTTTATACTGTACTGACCAGTCAATGGGGTCAGGCCTCTTCACTGTCActccttccatttttaaaatattgcacatTTCTTCAATTTCAGCAACAGCCTTTTTCAAATGCTCTTTGGGAAAATAACAACCTCCATGCTTCTGGTAAAATGGCCAATACTTTTCATATGTGTTGGCCTAAGAAGCAGAAGATAATAAGTGAGatacttaagaagaaaaatacaactcATGCTAGGTTTACAGGAGAACTATGACTTATATAACTTAACAGAATTGAGACTAAGACCATGTCTTGTCCTGTGTTGATCCCCAGCACAGAGTACAGGGCCTCTATGGGAACAcactcaatatttgttgaatgaaggagtCTAAATCCCCTGGATGTGTTGAGACCTTTCACTTCTTTTGCCTGATACCACTCAGTGTGTCGGCCCTCACACGGGCTTGGAATCCTCTTGGGCCAGTTTATACGTGCTTCACAGACAAAACAGGACACAAGTGGTCCTGTTAGACAGACAgtctcaatgaaataaaaaaagagaacaaatgaaaTAGCATAAGAGAATAAAAGGACACCTATTTAAGACAAAACCATGGGTTATCCATACATCCCAGAATTCTGTCTAgaaaagaacatttaaagatattttgtagGAAAATAGGGAGCTGCCTTCTTAAAGGTTAGGGACATACTCTCATatgttttgtttctcttaaaaatgtattagtgATTTTCCCATCCAACAGAGTTACTGCTTGGAAAATTGTGCAGTAGTGCAGGTCTCCCTTTGGTGCTTCCTAGCCTTCCCTGCCAACATGTCTCACCCCACCacacctctcctctccccaaaGCATCCAACTCTCACTGCTTCAGGTCCTTTTGCCATAGAAGAAAGCTATCAAATAAATGAACTCACAAATTTTTAGCagctaaaaaaatataaagcttaACATTTAGAAAGTGACCAAGgattatatgcattttaaatacaACTGAATGGAAAAGAgctgaatgctttaaaaaaaaaaggctcaaccAGCCCtcactgggtggctcagttgggtggaatgctgtcctgtacaccaaaaggttgcaggttcaattcctggttggggcacatacccaggttgtggttTGATCCCTGTTCAGGGTACATATGGGAAGCAgttagatcaatgtttctctctctctctctctcaaaccaataaacatgtccttgggtgagggttttttttttaaaaagaaggctcAACAAATTTGCTAAAAATTACTGCTGAATTAGGGTAGGTATAACTgtaataaatcaatttttaaaagtataaaaatttagAGGATTCTTCATTGAGATTGTTCTGCATGAGACTTTTGCATGTGGCTGAGTTGTCATTCAATTTAAAGAACTAAGTGGGGAAATGCAGGTGATGCATATGGATGTAATTTATCAAGTATCTAGATGAAGTAGAATTCTGGTCAGAAGATCCAAAAGCTAAGAAAAAGCCCTGGGCCTTCATCAAAAGGTTGGCTAAgcaatgtacatttatatattttaagtttaaaaaatgtttaaaatgtaaaaaaatatttccatatatcATTGATTAACTAACTACCAGTCTTGATCATGTCAGATAAGGTTTCCATCACTGATCAGTTtcagacaagaaaggaaaattgaGTGATGAAATACAGTTTATCTAAATGTCTAGCTCTTTAAATGTCAAAGACAGTGTGTTTTCCAGATTTTCTGTCTTCACTTCCATTTTCACCTCAGCCTAATGAATACCAAGCATATGAAAGCAGACCCGCCTCTTGTTAGTTGAGTGTCTAGGCTCACATCAGTTAGACCTGAGCTGAGCCTGCTGGAGAAAGATTAAGAATCTAAAAAACAGGTTGTTAGCAAATGAAGAATGCCAGTGAAGCTCTAAACTAAATCTGcctctgtttttgtaaataaagttttatgggaaCAGTGCCTATAGTGTTTTGCACtataatggcagagttgagtagttgcaacagagatcTGTGgtctgcaaatatttattatctagtCCTATACAGAataagtttgctgacccctgtctAAATTATTGGTTAGTTGTTTTACTCTGGAAGATCTATAGGCAAACAACAGACTAAATATCTGGTCCATGAAAAATGTTATCAgtattaaaaatgtgctttttaagatcaatccattctttttaaaaaacaaaacaaaaacacttcacTGTATTCTACACCTAGGAAGTCCTGTAGCAGCAACCAGAAGGAGAGGATAATAATGACTCTTTATATTCCTCTCAGACACATCCTGGTACTGCATCCATTCACCACTTCCTCCTTCTCATGCCAGGCACATCTCTTATAATCCACTGAAAGACAAGAAGCCTTTGAAAATTTGACACTGGGTTATAGCAGATGCACAGCCATGTTGTCTTGCCAGGCGTATTCCAAAGTATCCCGTGGGACTATTTGTGCAGAGTGAAGCTTGCCTAGATAAATATTAAAGTCAACTTCCCTGGgagaaaaaagttatttgaacaagtgTGACTTATATACTCATACTCTGGCTAAGGCTGGACAAAGTCCAAATGATCAGGGTACATTACATTTTCCAAGAGATAGTTCGGaactatttatacttttttacaACCCTGCTAAATGAATTAGCAATGATTTACCAAGTGTctgcaagatttaaaaaaatgcgtagcatattatgtttttaatactGTAGAGGTGTGGCTGCATTCCTGGAGACTTTGTAGTCTTTCAGAGCCTAAAATCTTTCTGCAGTGGTTGCCAAATGGGTTTTAAATAAGGTCTTTGGAAGACTAGGAAATCTCAATAGAAATTTCTTATTTATCCAGCTGCAAATGTATTACATTAActttgattgatttttatattttacaagaGGTCCTTTATCaatgactttatttaaaaaggcaaaggcaaaacaaaaagcaCATATTTGATGGAAagtattcattatattttatagaattaaaaagccatctagcttttaaaaattgtgcttcCTGACAATTGTGTTACTCACTCCCATAAAGTTTCTCTAGCACTTATATCTTCCCACATATTGTATGCTTGAATTGCATAGTTTACtatattgttttatctttcactGTTC from Phyllostomus discolor isolate MPI-MPIP mPhyDis1 chromosome 1, mPhyDis1.pri.v3, whole genome shotgun sequence encodes:
- the GATM gene encoding glycine amidinotransferase, mitochondrial — protein: MLRVRCLRGGSRGAEAVHYIGSRLGRTLTGWVQRTFQSTQAATASSRNSCAADDKATDPLPKDCPVSSYNEWDPLEEVIVGRAENACVPPFTVEVKANTYEKYWPFYQKHGGCYFPKEHLKKAVAEIEEMCNILKMEGVTVKRPDPIDWSVQYKTPDFESTGLYGAMPRDILIVVGNEIIEAPMAWRARFFEYRAYRSIIKDYFRRGAKWTTAPKPTMANELYDQDYPIHSVEDRHQLAAQGRFVTTEFEPCFDAADFIRAGRDIFAQRSQVTNYLGIEWMRRHLAPDYRVHIISFKDPNPMHIDATFNIIGPGLVLSNPDRPCHQIDLFKKAGWTIVTPPTPVIPDDHPLWMSSKWLSMNVLMLDEKRVMVDANEVPIQKMFEKLGISTIKVNIRHANSLGGGFHCWTCDVRRRGTLQSYFDHA